Genomic DNA from Streptomyces sp. GS7:
CGGGTCAGGCGGTGGTCAGCGGCGCTTGCGCCCGCCGTGCTCCTGCTGCGGCGGCTTCTGGGCCGCCCCCGGCAGCTTCGGCTTGGGCAGATGCGCCACCTCCCACTTCGCCTCGGCCAGCTGCCGGGCGGTGTCGTGCGGCAGCCGCGGCGGGTGGTGCGCCGGGTTGTGGAACCCGAACGCCGAGGTCAGATCGCCGAACGTGTCGCGCCGCCAGGCGCTGATGTTGGGCTCCTCGACACCCGTGAATCGCTCCAGGAACTGCAGCACCGAGGTGTGGTCGAACGCGTCGCCGGCCGCCCAGCCGCCCACCGTCCAGGGCGAGACGATCAGGCACGGGACGCGGAAGCCGCCGCCGATCGGCAGGCCGTGGACGAACTCGTTCCTCGTCCCCTTGGGCGGCACCGGCGGCGGCACATGGTCGAAGAGGCCGTCGTTCTCGTCGTAGTTGAGGATGAAGGCCGTCTTGGCCCACACCTTGGGGTTGGCGGCTATCGCCTCGATCTTCTGGGCCACGAAGTCGGCGCCGGCGGCCGGCAGGAAGTCGGGGTGCTCGGACTGGTAGCTGGTCGGGATGATCCAGGAGACGGCCGGCAGCCTGTCGTTGCGGGCGTCCTCCTCGAAGGCGCCGGCCGGCCCCGACCGCATCCCGCGCTCGTACAGCGCGCTGCCCGGCTTGGCGTCCCGGAACGTCTGGAACTGCTTGAGCAGATTGCAGCCGTAGTCGTCCTCCTCCTGGTACACCTTCCAGCTGACGCCGGCCTTCTGCAGCCGCTCCGCGTACGTGGTCCAGCGGTACGGCCTGGGTGCGGTGTTGTCGAGGACCGGTCCGCCCCGGGTGCCGCCGGGGTCGAGGGTGCCGGTCATCCAGTACAGCCGGTTGGGCCAGGTCGGGCCGAAGACCGAGCAGAAGTAGTTGTCGCAGAGGGTGAACGCCTCCGCGAGGGCGAACTGGAACGGGATGTCCTGGCGGGTGTGATAGCCCATCACGTACGGGCCGTTGACGCCGTCGGCCTTGCGGTGCGCCGGCAGCCAGCGGTCCATCCTGCCGCCGTTCCACGCCTCGTGCTGCACGGACCAGGCGTGGCTGGTGGACGGGATGGCCTGGGCGCTGGAGGTGTGGGTGTTGAGGCGGAACGGCAGCAGGTACCCGTCCGGGTTGTGCGGGTCCGGCTGGTAGAAGACGGACCGGCCGTCGGGGAGCTTGATCGCGTGCGGGTCCGCGAAGCCGCGGACGCCGCGCAGGGTGCCGAAGTAGTGGTCGAAAGAACGGTTCTCCTGCATCAGCATGACGACGTGCTCGATGTCGCGGAGCGAGCCGTGACGCGGCGGGCCGGCGGCGACGGCCTTCTGGACGCTGGGCGGCAGCAGCGACAGTGCGGCGGCCCCGCCGAGCGCGCCGGCCGCCGAGCCGAGGAGTCTGCGTCGGGTCATGTCGGGCATTTGTGCCACTCTCCCTGAGTCGCGTGAGCCCTCAGTGGGCCGTCCCGACTGTGACGTCGGGGCAGTTTCGCGGGCAGGGGGAGGTTGCTGAACGCTGCATCAATTGGCCGTGAACAGACCAGAGTTGGCTGATCGGCCCTACGCCTCATACGTCACATGACGAAGCGTGCGACCGCCGGCGCACCATTCCGATTACGCCTTTGCGGCGATTGACACGGACACGCGGCTTACGCCCGGAGTTCCCTCCGGCGTCGGGTACGGCCGCTCCTCCGGGAGCAGGGCCCGGGCCGCGGCGAGCTTCCCGGCCCGCACCAGCGCATGGACCTCGCGCGCCAGCGCCGTCACATCCCGGATGCCGACCGTCCAGGCGTCCGCGTACCGCCGCGACGCCTCGCCGGCGAGCCCCAGCTGAAGCGAACGATACGGCAGCGGACGCAGCCGCAGATCGCGCTCCGGGTCCCACTGCACCCGCGCCGGCGACCGCCTCAACTCCCGCTGCCAGGCCGCCCGGTCGGGATACTCACCGGGGTCGTGGTGCGACAGGCAGGCGTTGCCGAGCGCCCAGTCGAAACCGGCCCGGTCGATCTCGACGGCGAGCACCGTCTCCTGGTCCGCCTTCGTGCCCCAGCCGCAGCGGTACATCATCCACAGGAAAGAGGGCTTTATCCATGTCATCCGGTCCCGCTTCCAGGCCGCCGGGAAGCGGCCGTCCCGGGCGGCGGGCAGGCCCAGGGCGGGCGCGTACGCCTGGTACACGGTGACGGTCTCGGCGGTGTGCAGCGCCCGGATGCGGCGCTGCGGTTCGGTGGTGCCGGTGCTCATGGCCGCATCCTGGCGGACGGCGCGTCGCGCGGGCCACCGCATTACGCGCCACAGCGGGTGCCACAGGGGGCGCCGCACCGGGTGACTCACCCGGCCCCGATGTCCTCCTGCCACAGTGCCGGCCGCGCCCGGATGAACTCCCGCATCAGCGCCGTGCATTCGGGGTCGTCCAGCAGCACGATCCGCACCCCGTGCCGGGCCAGCCAGTCGTGGCCGCCGTGGTAGGTCCGGGCCTCGCCGATGACGACGCGGGAGATGCCGAACTGGCGGACCAGCCCGCTGCAGTACCAGCAGGGCGAGAGGGTGGTGACCATCGTGGTGCCGCGGTAGCCGCGCTGCCGGCCGGCCGCGCGGAAGGCGGCGACCTCGGCGTGCAGCGACGGGTCGCCGTCCTGGACGCGGCGGTTGTGGCCGCGGCCGAGCAGCGCGCCGTCCGGGCCGTAGAGCGCCGCCCCGATCGGGATGCCGCCCTCGGCCAGCCCCGCCTTCGCCTCCGCCACGGCGGTCGCGAGCATCGCGCGGGCCTGCTCCTGGACGTGGTCGGGGTGCCCGGTCGGGTCGCCGTGGCCGTCGGCGCCGCCGTGCAGCCGGAACTCGTCGCGGTCCTGCCCCCAGTCCTGCGTGCGGCTCTGATCCCCTGCGTCCATGCCGGTCACTCTGCTCGCCCGGCCGCGCCCCGGCAACGGGAGCGGGGCCGTACGGCCGCGGCGGCGGCCCGGCCCGGTCCTTGGCGGATCAGCCCTTTGCGGGTCAGTCCTTCGCGGGCGGCGTGGTGTCCTCCGGGCCGCCCTT
This window encodes:
- a CDS encoding alkaline phosphatase family protein, giving the protein MPDMTRRRLLGSAAGALGGAAALSLLPPSVQKAVAAGPPRHGSLRDIEHVVMLMQENRSFDHYFGTLRGVRGFADPHAIKLPDGRSVFYQPDPHNPDGYLLPFRLNTHTSSAQAIPSTSHAWSVQHEAWNGGRMDRWLPAHRKADGVNGPYVMGYHTRQDIPFQFALAEAFTLCDNYFCSVFGPTWPNRLYWMTGTLDPGGTRGGPVLDNTAPRPYRWTTYAERLQKAGVSWKVYQEEDDYGCNLLKQFQTFRDAKPGSALYERGMRSGPAGAFEEDARNDRLPAVSWIIPTSYQSEHPDFLPAAGADFVAQKIEAIAANPKVWAKTAFILNYDENDGLFDHVPPPVPPKGTRNEFVHGLPIGGGFRVPCLIVSPWTVGGWAAGDAFDHTSVLQFLERFTGVEEPNISAWRRDTFGDLTSAFGFHNPAHHPPRLPHDTARQLAEAKWEVAHLPKPKLPGAAQKPPQQEHGGRKRR
- a CDS encoding DUF4291 domain-containing protein, whose amino-acid sequence is MSTGTTEPQRRIRALHTAETVTVYQAYAPALGLPAARDGRFPAAWKRDRMTWIKPSFLWMMYRCGWGTKADQETVLAVEIDRAGFDWALGNACLSHHDPGEYPDRAAWQRELRRSPARVQWDPERDLRLRPLPYRSLQLGLAGEASRRYADAWTVGIRDVTALAREVHALVRAGKLAAARALLPEERPYPTPEGTPGVSRVSVSIAAKA
- a CDS encoding nucleoside deaminase, translating into MDAGDQSRTQDWGQDRDEFRLHGGADGHGDPTGHPDHVQEQARAMLATAVAEAKAGLAEGGIPIGAALYGPDGALLGRGHNRRVQDGDPSLHAEVAAFRAAGRQRGYRGTTMVTTLSPCWYCSGLVRQFGISRVVIGEARTYHGGHDWLARHGVRIVLLDDPECTALMREFIRARPALWQEDIGAG